One Halobacterium zhouii genomic region harbors:
- a CDS encoding lipopolysaccharide biosynthesis protein, which produces MSVGEADFGLEISRGVLAKFAMAAIGFAGSIVFARVLGPGGYGAFYIVVTLVNILDNPVTGWGTACKKRISETDFSTEEALGSGMLGAIILPIVILPLAYVFHRFTGLYDLTGLFAPFSALFVAICLFAVTNRILSARSNFSAAEWSDTLRSLLTTPLQLAFVLLGFGVAGMVYGLTIATVLTVPYVLYRINARPAFPSRESLTNIGSYAKYSVPNGFIGTAQSRFDILLLGAILTSSAVGDYQVAMQLTLVGTFIGAVASKGLMARVSEHWSRDDKSSVITDVTNSLSYASVLAIPIFFGASAMPNDLLVTIFGSQYAGVGMVLVGLALFRVIRVQSSQLQSTIAGLDYPQINTRIGLVVLVLNVSLGYVLLLEFGIIGVVAATVVSEVVRYTTLAYTVKQYLPDVHLFTQPLRHQLLAGALMFIVVELAHSIVGVSWWGELLLLIGLGGVIYFSVLVAVSESFRVTVKGILADARH; this is translated from the coding sequence ATGAGTGTTGGTGAGGCGGACTTCGGCCTCGAGATCTCGAGAGGAGTTCTTGCGAAGTTCGCTATGGCTGCTATCGGGTTTGCGGGCTCAATTGTTTTCGCTCGAGTACTGGGGCCCGGAGGCTATGGAGCATTTTACATCGTCGTGACGCTCGTCAACATTCTCGACAATCCGGTGACTGGGTGGGGAACTGCTTGCAAAAAACGGATTTCCGAAACAGATTTTTCAACAGAAGAAGCACTTGGGTCAGGAATGCTCGGCGCAATAATCCTTCCAATCGTCATATTACCACTTGCGTACGTGTTCCACCGCTTCACAGGCCTCTATGACCTTACAGGGTTATTCGCTCCGTTCTCTGCTCTCTTCGTCGCTATTTGTCTTTTTGCCGTCACAAACCGAATTCTCTCGGCACGTTCGAACTTTTCCGCCGCTGAGTGGTCTGATACGCTTCGATCGCTTCTAACCACACCGCTACAACTGGCGTTCGTCCTCCTCGGGTTTGGAGTGGCTGGAATGGTGTACGGACTAACCATAGCGACTGTGTTGACCGTTCCGTATGTCCTGTATCGCATCAACGCCAGACCAGCATTTCCGTCTCGAGAATCGCTCACTAACATCGGATCGTACGCAAAATACAGCGTCCCGAACGGCTTCATCGGAACTGCGCAATCACGCTTCGACATCCTCCTTCTCGGTGCAATATTGACATCGTCAGCAGTTGGCGACTACCAGGTGGCCATGCAACTCACACTCGTAGGAACGTTCATCGGTGCTGTTGCATCAAAAGGACTGATGGCCCGTGTGAGCGAGCACTGGAGTCGAGACGACAAATCGTCGGTTATCACAGACGTGACGAACTCGCTCAGTTACGCGAGCGTGCTCGCGATACCGATTTTCTTTGGTGCCTCGGCGATGCCGAACGACCTTCTCGTGACGATATTCGGGTCACAGTATGCTGGCGTCGGGATGGTTCTCGTCGGCCTTGCACTCTTTCGAGTGATAAGAGTGCAGTCGTCACAACTTCAGTCAACTATCGCTGGCCTAGACTATCCCCAAATAAACACGAGAATCGGACTGGTAGTTCTTGTTTTGAACGTCAGTCTTGGCTACGTCCTCTTGCTCGAGTTTGGCATCATCGGCGTAGTTGCGGCGACAGTAGTTTCCGAGGTCGTGCGATACACGACTCTTGCATATACGGTCAAGCAGTATCTCCCGGACGTTCATCTGTTCACCCAGCCGCTACGTCATCAATTACTCGCGGGTGCGTTGATGTTCATCGTTGTCGAACTCGCCCACTCGATTGTAGGCGTTTCCTGGTGGGGAGAACTACTGCTCCTCATCGGTCTCGGCGGTGTGATCTACTTCTCCGTGCTCGTGGCAGTCAGCGAGTCCTTTCGCGTCACAGTTAAGGGAATACTCGCGGACGCGCGCCACTGA
- a CDS encoding alkaline phosphatase family protein has protein sequence MTVVLLALDALDAGLVEHFGVAEFELETSQQIETFAHAKDMPYTPEVWATVATGLSPEEHGITGSGTSEWSNPVLELASQFTGRLNESTRGTLGRFVRDKTGEREQIGETDAETIFDRDGAVVHNWPGVYDGSDLQRAWDLMNAIAEGMPKHEFERELLGLGAQQFGWTREMLNHDVSLIGVHVHTLDAAGHAYAEDEEPLRRIYERVGRFVDELVQALGPDDDLLLLSDHGMRTSFYGKEDEEGFPASHSWRAYASSTTDSVPADVFDVVDWIDEHVSHQTVSGERIDIDEEQLRNLGYI, from the coding sequence ATGACCGTCGTACTTCTCGCACTCGATGCCCTCGATGCTGGCCTCGTGGAGCACTTCGGCGTAGCTGAGTTCGAACTCGAAACGAGCCAGCAAATCGAAACCTTCGCGCACGCGAAAGATATGCCATATACCCCAGAGGTGTGGGCAACAGTAGCAACCGGTCTCAGCCCGGAGGAACACGGTATCACCGGCTCGGGGACGAGTGAATGGAGTAACCCCGTTCTCGAACTCGCATCCCAGTTCACTGGCCGACTGAACGAATCTACGCGTGGGACACTCGGTCGATTCGTGCGAGACAAGACTGGCGAGCGCGAACAGATTGGAGAGACAGACGCCGAAACGATATTTGACCGCGACGGTGCAGTCGTCCACAACTGGCCGGGAGTCTACGACGGGAGCGACCTACAGCGTGCGTGGGATTTGATGAACGCGATCGCTGAAGGAATGCCGAAGCACGAATTCGAGCGAGAACTGCTCGGACTCGGCGCTCAACAGTTCGGCTGGACTCGAGAGATGCTCAACCACGATGTCTCCCTGATCGGTGTCCATGTCCACACACTCGATGCAGCAGGTCACGCCTACGCGGAGGATGAAGAACCACTTCGTCGCATCTACGAGCGAGTCGGCAGATTCGTGGACGAACTCGTCCAAGCACTCGGGCCGGACGATGACTTACTGTTACTCAGCGATCACGGAATGCGAACCTCCTTCTACGGTAAGGAAGACGAGGAGGGCTTTCCGGCGTCTCACTCTTGGCGAGCCTACGCAAGTTCTACCACCGACAGTGTCCCTGCCGATGTCTTTGACGTCGTCGACTGGATTGATGAACACGTATCGCATCAGACGGTAAGTGGAGAGAGAATAGATATTGACGAGGAGCAACTCCGGAATCTCGGCTACATATGA